The Plasmodium brasilianum strain Bolivian I chromosome 14, whole genome shotgun sequence genome contains a region encoding:
- a CDS encoding hypothetical protein (conserved Plasmodium protein): MSTERSEILLEDKSSLFKKRRKKCKITRKRKKIKLYYKRKSQEKKKKNYKIFKNNTKITKRRKLKKSYKNINFVMQNDNLMKLIQIDTSEESIRYYEQAGYEDSIVACHVEKIKMELCSRKENAYSGYTSPNENKNGTTRINDSGGSSSNNGISGRGNHSRSSSRCSSDICIERTDGFTCVHDDRGNEKGNVVNISKEIVRTAENCKSNSSSPGSTSYPSNHFNLSTQKKTEFFKAQKNNCATCIATTISTKKHFLQTDRLRENDKRSRNVQKKRLHGESDSTVLKCEEEYASNVNRVKSIIDEMPVQEYKIVEKENTTTYKSSSDRATSCDDMNYVHVILKYEQEGKQKNLIFEKSQNKVCAIRADAFANITSNTEDKEGRDPETEGGGKVEGTHHKGGNRSSSSAGENGSSGIAGENGSSGIAGGNGSSSIARGNGSSSITGGNSCRASGNRSNGNHNSRTHRGNPYGRRRKNVTQDPIIEPVSKNISYGENQDRGKFPDDQKFISDIEDISADGFKKLLICMKNNIKEICEILENLSEEKLVYLSLPFNENYEIVKYFYLLSIKKIDKMIKLLNVDNYKSFILLFDENKITEIVNNVSLNTSISILLHLPQHKLTHIFSQMNVKNIIKLINVIPLCKFYYIVECIPIEIISPLSNNITYEKLCIIHNSLSSNSLDLLTNNLCIKTVNRLITDLPIYKSIKILKSLPPKKIADSINVNSASFNFSVQLYTSFSAHEIIEIMTHLNMKCIGILLKECCKLTKIVLYINYHISVDKFKLIVQKLPTKFLKKIINDISLKLLVVFFISFSKKKTVPCLYVLSRKKLNYILHKMPEKKKIIIIIRSILEKNYTKNTCKKWERKNQKLINQMDDKNVCLILNMLKGRDYLHFCKLLLYSNKIQNIINTAIHNNDDKKTATIILYLPINNIIQIVQMFEEKKLDRISKYFPIYINDRIIKSNVSIHNQISKIQQIFIMCRLLRLRHICFNSHIIRTYTQNVKSNYIVHRKMNHIIHSINLKNYKKFLNNISCAKIIDMVNTIDNVMSKNTYNENKLVNCIFIFFNIYHQNGAKNCVGKEFLFQKESNKKNIIKYRCKKDLSLCKSLSHIRNTSFDNTKKCYPFQNINRANTSNENKSGKINFPIQKRVLTYVSSESENNIVPLVIPSGKSIISKLRNNFCAFLINLVSFIKLHIQEYVLLSPANIKNGKCDISAYCGNYAQYDKCDNCDHCIKHGNSKVIVKNIPNGLNSAVRINAYTENHCSSDNKILTNNDEPTLICNPLWGKEYIYSKIIFNAVRRIMKNIFSTVKKINQMENSSYIKKHISILNIVNSNIVHFKDHTKQSVLNMLNEKAVLKEIKTPCRYYTDGHINYSGKSNRQKNSGGKKFFIKHHSGKNRECDEKGEKIGEIKGEKMGEIKGEKMGEIKGEKMGEIKGEKMGEIKGEKIGEIIGEKMGEIKGEKIGEIIGEKMGEIIGEQKYEKKEFTIKTKQTTNETMLKYDSKGEKKSKFKLTKMQEIQDEKTVLGKNERNKLEQISSNRIDFNIPGDDLLLHNEKELLRHLSIDVPIYSKSKEIALFDINHKGKRPYSGATSDEASEARNNGENIIPNSIAINVQNNTNKTQAPSWDNQLVTSSTYKQNKSEASEVGRNTDKKSYFFKRLAYFQNISIFKKLPRRKKNIFHSTRNLSLANNFNSAKGARQKIFGTINNRINSKNAKRVHSRKKGIGSGSGISGGSGTADEADGARRENASSGVSKSNKEKTCCLKFIFMLNDAHLEHGTNKNATLVLNLFFLRKKKLFKNYDYTISGSSLNIHINNKGYEKFVNVNPDHKDTFCYINSNIISLNYDITDNSSRISNSNNNSNNNSNNNSNNSSNNNNNNNSNNNNNNNETIKNLYSLTSNMSFPMSNIRNNFALNCDVYNISNKNTNDGKNFQKIITFASTKISKKLTKSTREIYHNLNSNITLLWSSKELGYIFLDAHKSLYININDSSNRLRINLSRQNNDISQGGVTYKKDSLFFVKDIKEKISLRKIKTMFSKIFERKKSNYRMNYLMPKKRQNGKIEEQQNNNYSENKTTLNGKREYCAKIYKTDISADIIKQVRAKYEEKPKVEVNLTDDENEIYFGDEYYHFYNEEGEKEEEEEEDEEKDDDNDKDENEKSNLNDLSKFSYKDISLLCEELNQQNNITYKMTHQLEKTNDTVKTQKEGASIMILRHSTHGHKHKALKQKTLKCNTNDINNNNNKFPLNNKHSIVINSFNNVINEAQKKLSLKEKIINMKILEDANLNAISLNPLTESEKEKLQEIKKNELNKIIEEELHKRNISYKPQDVYSLGNSSFTDDEFNIILYLEKRKKKKDKKITKKEKKGIPFKKSVKYFIPSSFNGSKIFKLKLLSLIENSLCNYNVTLDNTTINCKGKDYTENKKDFCCISPKNSAPVCHFSRKHLYYNASPTNEENPLFFFINEYEDQKKLEVKIGLEKYAQSVQSVQNGKSLHNGQSVQNTPHKNTLAEKVDNIASLYDGKNSFFSSDNSVKLSNELLIKTERKIFHPRKNINSGNYLRCEKKKRSTDSENSNITTNKIKQNMGQEKNEILNNSSTLLEFDSFDSATYSLADKFSLNKSELCMKKKALNKSGIITKKCTENPNMLINKIKKKDKNNSRNGSQRSVSKISINNKIRHENIQSVTKLYHESNKFIDHSVKDSLRRSNGTIVEMGKNYSAKNKIMNRKIVSRISHNNLSLKYNEVEDINLNNKCEDCNISPIFLRKHKKGSSSLNQEKINQPKTSNPPLYEEESDKRSHFSLGEYCVKKEEDEHIHLAQIEEDCLNGFLNCERRANNSVGNSSKGNTNNSNCHSNYCNDSNNSNCYSNYCNNSNNSNSIINNSSTSNNSNCSSNINDSNCSSSNNGGEGRKEKLGFLNLHCLLENREENFYLISEGCANASNYVKDNMLIHTKLYNEIFNIKKNDMLISDKFTILNNMSNESYKDNIFCVHKKKKILCNICGDILKRNILNNLFFFRITIINKKGLFSKHVIINIYYQSPLIKAHFTEKDKIKYSFEKNSKDYNLKIVVINKNKLHKKFSWSKSKFFRKCLEIQLISTLENVGQLQNVQNGNTQSRNTHNQGVQKYTQEQSYYSKKESNPSNDNEERDPFATKKKSLSYEQMNDYSKSLSKMSQINDFSPCTYNNSHFAILSFSILDDKNKK; the protein is encoded by the coding sequence atgaGTACTGAAAGGAGCGAAATTCTTTTAGAAGATAAAAGTtcactatttaaaaaaagaagaaaaaaatgtaaaataacacgtaaacgtaaaaaaataaaattatattacaaaagGAAATctcaagaaaaaaaaaaaaaaaattataaaatttttaaaaataatacaaaaattacaaaaagaaggaaattaaaaaagagttataaaaacataaattttgttATGCAGAATGATAACCTGATGAAACTTATTCAGATAGATACCAGTGAAGAAAGTATAAGGTATTATGAACAAGCAGGCTACGAGGATTCAATAGTTGCATGCCatgtggaaaaaataaaaatggagtTATGCTCTAGGAAAGAGAATGCTTATTCAGGCTATACCAGCCCCAATGAGAACAAAAATGGTACTACTAGGATTAACGATAGTGGTGgtagcagtagtaataatgGTATTAGTGGTAGAGGTAATCACAGTCGTAGTAGTAGTCGCTGTAGTAGTGATATATGCATAGAGAGAACTGATGGCTTCACTTGTGTACACGATGACCGCGGCAATGAAAAAGGGAATGTagtaaatatttcaaaagaaATTGTGAGAACAGCTGAAAATTGTAAAAGTAACTCAAGCAGCCCAGGAAGCACAAGCTACCCAAGCAACCATTTCAATTTGAGTACCCAAAAAAAGACAGAATTTTTCAAAGCGCAGAAAAATAACTGTGCTACATGCATAGCTACAACGATAAGCACAAAGAAACATTTTCTGCAAACGGACAGATTAAGAGAGAACGACAAACGTTCCAGAAatgttcagaaaaaaagattacaCGGTGAAAGTGATTCTACTGTTTTAAAATGTGAAGAAGAATATGCATCTAATGTAAACAGGGTAAAGAGCATCATAGATGAGATGCCAGTTCAGGAATATAAAATCgtagaaaaggaaaatactACTACTTATAAGAGCAGTTCTGATCGTGCTACTAGTTGTGACGATATGAATTATGTTCACGTAATACTAAAATACGAACAGGAGgggaaacaaaaaaatttaatttttgaaaaatcgCAAAACAAAGTGTGTGCTATAAGAGCAGACGCTTTTGCAAATATTACTTCTAATACAGAGGACAAAGAAGGGAGGGATCCAGAAACAGAAGGGGGTGGAAAGGTTGAAGGGACTCATCACAAGGGAGGAAACAGAAGTAGTAGTAGTGCAGGGGAAAATGGAAGTAGCGGTATAGCAGGGGAAAATGGAAGTAGCGGTATAGCAGGGGGAAATGGAAGTAGTAGCATAGCACGGGGAAATGGAAGTAGTAGCATAACAGGGGGAAATAGTTGCAGAGCAAGTGGTAATAGAAGTAACGGGAATCATAATAGCCGCACCCATAGAGGAAATCCCTATGGGAGAAGACGCAAAAATGTAACGCAGGATCCAATTATCGAGCCCgttagtaaaaatatatcatatggTGAAAATCAAGATAGAGGTAAGTTCCCAGATGACCAAAAGTTTATATCAGATATAGAGGACATATCAGCTGAtggatttaaaaaattattaatttgtatgaaaaataacataaaagaaatatgtgaaatattagaaaatttaaGCGAAGAAAAATTGGTTTATTTGTCTCTTccttttaatgaaaattatgaaatagtaaaatacttttatttattgtctataaaaaaaattgataaaatgataaaattgttaaatgTAGATAACtataaaagttttatattactatttgacgaaaataaaataacagaaATTGTGAATAACGTTTCTTTAAATACATCGATAAGTATTTTATTGCATTTACCTCAACACAAattaacacatatatttagCCAGAtgaatgttaaaaatattataaaattaataaatgtaataccTTTGTGTAAATTCTATTATATTGTAGAATGCATACCTATAGAGATAATTAGTCCTCTATCTAATAATATTacttatgaaaaattatgtattattcaTAATTCCTTATCTTCAAATAGCTTGGATCTATTAACAAACAATTTGTGTATAAAAACAGTTAACAGACTTATAACTGATTTACCCATATACAAAtcgataaaaattttgaaaagttTGCCCCCCAAAAAAATTGCAGATTCGATTAATGTAAATTCTGCttctttcaatttttctGTCCAGTTGTACACATCTTTTAGTGCACATGAAATAATCGAAATAATGACTCATCTGAATATGAAATGTATAGGAATTTTACTAAAAGAATGTTGTAAATTAACCAAAATTGttttgtatattaattaCCACATATCTGttgataaatttaaattaattgtCCAGAAATTACCAAcaaagtttttaaaaaaaattataaatgatatatcactaaaattattagtagtattctttatatccttttctaaaaaaaagacaGTGCCTTGTTTGTATGTTCTATCACgtaaaaagttaaattacATTTTGCATAAGATgccagaaaaaaaaaaaataataataataatacgtTCAATACTTGAGAAAAATTATACGAAAAATACATGTAAAAAGTGGGAAAGAAAAAACCAAAAGTTAATTAACCAAATGgatgataaaaatgtatgccttattttaaatatgttgaAAGGTCGAGATTACCTTCATTTTTGTAagctattattatattctaataaaatacaaaatattattaatactgctatacataataatgatgataaaaaaacTGCAACTATTATTCTCTATTTACctattaacaatattatacaaatagTTCAAATGTTTGAGGAGAAGAAGTTAGACAGAATAAGCAAATATTTTCCCATCTATATAAACGATAGAATTATAAAATCTAATGTTTCTATTCATAATCAAATTAGCAAAATACagcaaatatttattatgtgtaGACTACTTCGATTGAGacatatttgttttaattctCATATTATTAGAACATATACACAAAACGTTAAGTCTAACTACATTGTACATAGAAAAATGAATCACATAATTCATagcataaatttaaaaaattataaaaaatttttaaataatatttcttgtGCCAAAATTATCGATATGGTTAATACCATAGACAATGTTATGTCTAAAAATacttataatgaaaataaattagttaactgtatttttattttcttcaatatatatcatcAAAATGGGGCAAAAAATTGTGTGGGGAaagaatttctttttcaaaaagagagtaacaaaaaaaacataattaaatatagatGTAAAAAAGATTTATCATTATGTAAAAGTCTATCACATATTAGGAACACCTCTTTTGACAACACTAAAAAGTGTTAtccttttcaaaatataaataggGCGAATACTTCAAATGAGAACAAAtctggaaaaataaatttcccTATACAAAAAAGAGTGCTCACTTATGTCAGCAGTGAATCGGAAAACAATATAGTTCCCTTGGTCATCCCCTCAGGAAAATCTATTATTAGCAAATTAAGAAACAATTTCTGCGCATTTTTGATAAACCTAGTTTCGTTCATTAAATTGCACATTCAGGAATACGTCCTACTATCCCCTGCTAATATCAAGAATGGCAAGTGTGATATCTCCGCGTATTGTGGAAACTATGCTCAGTATGACAAGTGCGATAACTGCGATCACTGTATCAAACATGGAAATAGCAAAGTTATTGTGAAGAACATTCCAAATGGGTTAAACAGTGCAGTTCGGATAAATGCATACACAGAAAACCATTGCAGTAGTGATAACAAGATACTTACTAATAATGATGAACCGACGTTAATATGTAATCCCCTCTGGGGAAaggaatacatatatagtaaaattatttttaatgcgGTAAGaagaattatgaaaaatattttttcaactgttaaaaaaataaatcaaatggAAAATTCATCATATATCAAAAAGCACATttctatattaaatattgttAATTCAAATATTGTACATTTTAAAGATCATACAAAACAGAGCGTATTAAACATGCTAAATGAAAAGGCTGTCTTGAAAGAGATTAAAACACCATGTAGATATTATACAGATGGACACATTAATTATAGTGGAAAAAGTAATAGACAAAAAAATTCTGGTGGTAAAAAGTTCTTTATCAAACATCATTCTGGTAAGAATAGAGAATGCGATGAAAAAGGCGAAAAAATAGGAGAAATAAAAGGCGAAAAAATGGGAGAAATAAAAGGCGAAAAAATGGGAGAAATAAAAGGCGAAAAAATGGGAGAAATAAAAGGCGAAAAAATGGGAGAAATAAAAGGCGAAAAAATAGGAGAAATAATAGGCGAAAAAATGGGAGAAATAAAAGGCGAAAAAATAGGAGAAATAATAGGCGAAAAAATGGGAGAAATAATAGGCGAacaaaaatacgaaaaaaaggaatttacAATTAAGACCAAACAGACAACTAATGAAACAATGCTTAAGTATGACAgcaaaggggaaaaaaaaagtaaatttaaattaaccAAAATGCAAGAAATACAAGATGAAAAAACAGTTTTAGGAAAAAATGAGAGGAACAAATTAGAACAAATAAGTAGCAATAGAATAGACTTTAACATTCCAGGTGATGacttattattacataatgaaaaagaactATTACGGCACTTATCTATTGATGTGCCAATATATTCAAAGAGTAAAGAAATTGCTCTTTTCGATATCAATCACAAGGGAAAACGTCCATACAGTGGTGCAACTAGTGATGAAGCAAGTGAGGCGCGAAATAACGGGGAAAATATCATACCGAATAGCATAGCTATTAATGTGCAGAATAATACAAACAAAACGCAAGCTCCTTCCTGGGATAACCAATTGGTAACATCCTCTACATACAAACAGAATAAAAGTGAAGCCAGTGAAGTAGGTAGAAATACAGATAAGAAAagttatttctttaaaagaTTAGCTTATTTTCAAAACATAtccatatttaaaaaattacctcgaagaaaaaaaaatatttttcatagtACACGAAATTTATCGCTAGCTAACAATTTTAATAGTGCTAAAGGTGCACGCCAAAAAATTTTTGGCACCataaataatagaataaattcGAAAAATGCGAAACGTGTACATTCAAGAAAAAAGGGTATAGGAAGTGGATCTGGTATATCAGGCGGATCGGGCACAGCGGATGAAGCGGACGGAGCACGCAGGGAAAACGCATCATCGGGCGTGAGCAAAAGCAACAAGGAAAAAACCTGCTGCTTAAAATTCATATTCATGCTAAATGATGCTCACCTAGAGCATGGCACTAACAAGAATGCTACTCTAGTACTAAAcctattttttcttagaaaaaaaaagctttttaaaaattatgactACACAATTTCTGGAAGctcattaaatatacatataaataataaaggaTACGAAAAATTTGTAAACGTTAATCCTGATCACAAGGACACATTTTGTTACATTAACTCAAATATCATTTCGCtaaattatgatattactgataatagtagtagaattagcaatagtaataataatagtaacaataatagtaacaataatagtaataatagtagtaataataacaataataataatagtaataataacaataataataatgaaactATCAAAAATTTGTATTCACTAACGTCTAACATGTCTTTTCCAATGTCCAATATTAGAAACAATTTTGCTCTTAACTGTGATGTTTACAATATATCGAATAAAAACACAAATGATGGAaagaattttcaaaaaattataacattcGCATCTacaaaaataagcaaaaagtTAACAAAATCGACCAGAGAAATATATCACAATTTAAATAGTAACATTACCTTATTATGGTCCTCCAAAGAATTAGGATACATATTTTTAGATGCCCAtaaatcattatatataaatattaatgattCTTCAAATCGTTTGCGAATAAATTTGAGTAGGCAAAACAATGATATATCACAAGGGGGCGTTACCTACAAAAAAGACAgtctattttttgttaaagatattaaagaaaaaataagtctcagaaaaataaaaacaatgttTTCCAAGATATTCGAAAGGAAAAAATCCAATTATCGTATGAACTATTTAATGccaaaaaaaagacaaaatggaaaaatagaggaacaacaaaataataattactcCGAGAATAAAACTACTCTTAACGGAAAAAGAGAGTACTGTGCGAAGATATACAAAACTGATATAAGCGCagatataattaaacaaGTACGCGCTAAATATGAGGAGAAACCAAAAGTAGAGGTCAACCTTACggatgatgaaaatgaaatatactTCGGCGATGAATACtaccatttttataatgagGAGGGGGagaaagaggaagaagaagaggaagacgAAGAAAAGGATGACGATAATGACAAAGATGAGAACGAAAAGAGTAACTTAAACGAtctttcaaaattttcatataaagatatatcaCTTCTATGCGAAGAACTAAATCAACAGAACaacataacatataaaatgaCGCACCAGTTGGAAAAGACAAATGATACGGTTAAAACTCAAAAAGAGGGCGCTAGTATTATGATCCTTCGTCATTCTACTCATGGACATAAACACAAAGCGCTTAAACAGAAAACACTTAAATGCAACACAAacgatattaataataataacaacaaatTTCCGCTAAACAACAAACACAGTATAGTTATTAACAGCTTTAACAATGTTATAAATGAAgcgcaaaaaaaattatctctcaaggaaaaaataattaatatgaaaatattagaaGATGCTAATTTAAATGCAATATCTCTCAATCCATTAACTGAaagtgaaaaagaaaaattgcaagaaataaaaaagaatgagctgaataaaattattgagGAAGAATtgcataaaagaaatatcaGTTATAAACCGCAGGACGTATATTCCTTGGGTAATTCCAGCTTTACTGATGatgaatttaatataatattatacttggaaaagaggaaaaaaaaaaaggacaaaaaaattacaaaaaaagaaaaaaaaggtataccatttaaaaaaagcgttaaatattttatcccGTCTAGTTTTAATGgtagtaaaatatttaagttaAAATTACTTTCCCTTATTGAAAATTCTCTGTGTAATTATAACGTTACATTGGATAACACTACTATCAACTGTAAAGGAAAAGACTAtactgaaaataaaaaagatttttgCTGCATTTCACCTAAAAATAGTGCTCCTGTTTGTCATTTTTCAAGGAAACACCTCTACTATAATGCCTCTCCTACGAATGAGGAAAaccctttatttttttttataaatgaatatgaaGACCAGAAAAAATTAGAGGTAAAAATAGGGCTCGAAAAATATGCTCAGAGTGTGCAAAGTGtgcaaaatggaaaaagttTGCATAATGGGCAAAGTGTGCAAAATACACCTCATAAAAACACCCTAGCAGAAAAGGTTGATAATATCGCTTCTTTATATGATGGAAAGAACTCCTTTTTTAGCAGCGATAACAGTGTTAAATTATCAAATGAGTTGCTTATCAAAACAGAGAGGAAAATATTTCACCctaggaaaaatataaattcagGAAATTATCTGCGgtgcgaaaaaaaaaaaagaagcacaGACAGCGAAAATAGTAACATCACtacaaacaaaattaaacaaaacaTGGGAcaagagaaaaatgaaatattaaataattcttcAACCCTTTTGGAGTTTGATTCATTTGATAGTGCCACATATTCTTTAGCAGATAAATTCTCATTAAATAAGTCAGAATTAtgcatgaaaaaaaaagctctGAACAAATCAGgtattataacaaaaaaatgtacagaAAATCCCAACATgctcataaataaaataaaaaaaaaagacaaaaataaCTCAAGAAATGGATCACAAAGAAGTGTATCAAAAATATctattaacaataaaatacGGCATGAAAATATTCAATCTGTTACTAAACTATACCATGAATCGAACAAATTTATTGATCATTCCGTGAAGGACTCCTTGAGAAGAAGTAACGGCACTATTGTTGAAATGGGTAAAAATTACagtgcaaaaaataaaataatgaaccGCAAAATAGTTAGCAGAATAagtcataataatttatctttGAAATACAATGAAGTGGaggatataaatttaaataataaatgcgAAGATTGCAATATAAGCCCTATATTTCttagaaaacataaaaaaggtAGCAGCTCCTTGAAtcaggaaaaaataaatcaaccAAAAACTTCTAATCCTCCACTGTACGAGGAAGAATCAGATAAACGTTCACACTTCAGCTTAGGGGAATATtgtgtaaaaaaagaagaggatgaacatatacatttagCACAAATAGAGGAAGATTGCTTAAATGGATTTCTAAACTGTGAAAGGAGAGCTAACAATTCCGTTGGTAATAGTAGCAAAGGTAATACTAATAACAGCAATTGCCACAGTAATTATTGCAATGATAGCAATAACAGCAATTGCTACAGTAATTATTgcaataatagcaataacagcaatagtattattaataatagcaGTACTAGCAATAATAGCAATTGCAGTAGTAATATCAATGATAGTAATTGCAGCAGCAGCAATAATGGTGGAGAGGGcaggaaagaaaaattggGCTTCTTAAATTTGCACTGTTTGCTGGAAAATagagaagaaaatttttacttaatcAGCGAGGGTTGTGCTAACGCTAGTAATTATGTTAAGGATAACATGTTAATCCatacaaaattatacaatgaaattttcaatataaaaaagaatgataTGTTGATATCAGACAAGTTCACTATACTTAATAATATGTCAAATGAATCATATAAAGATAACATATTCtgtgtacataaaaaaaaaaaaattttatgtaatatatgtggagatatattaaaaagaaatattttaaataatttattctttttcagAATAAcgataataaataaaaaaggtcTTTTTTCAAAACACGTAATTATCAACATTTATTATCAGAGTCCTTTAATCAAAGCTCACTTTAccgaaaaagataaaattaaatattcctTTGAAAAAAACTCAAAggattataatttaaaaattgtcgttataaataaaaataaattacacaaaaaattttcctggtcaaaatcaaaattttttagaaaatgtCTAGAAATCCAGTTGATAAGCACATTAGAAAATGTTGGACAGTTGCAAAATGTGCAAAACGGAAATACACAAAGCCGAAATACCCATAACCAAGGTGttcaaaaatatacacaaGAGCAATCTTATTATTCTAAAAAAGAGTCAAATCCTTCTAATGACAATGAGGAGAGGGATCCTTTTGCAACAAAGAAAAAGTCTTTATCCTATGAACAAATGAATGACTATTCAAAAAGCTTATCAAAAATGAGTCAAATAAATGATTTTTCCCCCTGCACATATAATAACTCGCATTTTGCTATACTCAGCTTTAGCATCCTTGATGACAAAAATAAGAAGTAA